TTGACTAGCTTTGTCattgaattcattatttcacAATATTGACATGCTTGATGAACGTTAAAGGAACATAGAGAATTTTCCATCTATTTAATGTAAATTTGTCTGTCCATGGATATGCTGCTCATTATAATTAACGATATCTAGTTGCTGACTTGCTGACAGCGTTGAGCATTCTGGAGGTCAACGTGTGCGCCTTGACTTGCAAAACTTGGACCACTTCTCTGTTTTCCCTGGCCAGGTATTTTTAAACAGAGTGCATCCGTTATTTTATTAGTacttcaaaatgttgaaaaaggaTGAACCTCAAATATTCATACTCAGGTGGTTGGTGTTGAAGGGCATAACCCAAGCGGCCATTGTCTTATTGCATCAAAGATTGTTGACCGCATTCCTTTGTCAGCCTCTTCCACGGAAAATCTCCCACCTACAAAGAAACAAGCAATGGATCAATATCTTCAGTCAACCAATGCCGTGGCTGCTATGCCAGAGCTATCATTGGTGCGTAAGCTTGTATTGCATATAAATCTACAACATTAAAAATAAGAGTGAGATACCTGTATTCGGGTTAGTAATGGTTGAAATTATGCAATTATATGAATATAGGAAATGACTGTTATACCAAGAAGTATCCTTGGATTTGGGTGTTCGTCTTTCATGCCTGCCTTTCTCATTATGAGAAACTTAAGGATACTGGCACCTCATATCAAATCTGTTACCTTTTAGCTTCCCATTTAGCAACAGACAATGTTGGAGTGCATTTCAGAGATATGGGTTGCCTTATTACTAGCGGTAACCCATGCGGGCTAGTTAAACCACCGAGTTGAGCTCTGATAGCACTTTACAAGAATTCATTTAAAAGAGGAATATTTGGCATGTTATTATGTATGTCATATGATGAATATTACCTTCCATAAGGGAGTCTTCCGGTTTGCAGATTTTGCTGCTCGCATTATCCATTTAGTTTTATGTGGGTGTGTTTGTTTGcccacttttcttttcttttttcctttatttgtACTGACTACAGTGTAGATGAAGAAAGGGAATGCATGGTTTGGTTCTACCTTTTGGATCCACAACCAATCTTTTTTCTGCAATACATGATTATACCATTCATTCTCTAAAAAATCTTCCTTTTTTTGTGTCTTCTCAACATTTTACGTCCTTGTTCAGATTATAGCTGCGGGTCCTTTTACAACCGTTGATAATTTATTCTTTGAACCTCTTGCTGAGCTTCTGTCGTACGCGCGGCGCAAGCAGCCTCAGTTGATCATACTGGTAATGAGTTTACAGCTCTCATACCAAAGttgtatataactttttttattaactgatatagaaatttcattttacCGTTGTAAATTCTCTTGACAGCTAGGACCATTTATAGATTCAGATCATCCCGAAATCAAGAAAGGAACTGTAGATAGGACATTTGATGAAATCTTTCAGGATGAAATTCTTGCAAGGGTATCTGTATATAGAAAACTTCTTTCCCTTTTCGAATTGAGTTTGGCCTATATGTTTATTTAGTTTCCTTCCATTGGTTGGTTTTCAGTTGAGAGATTATGTAGAATATATGGGTTCTGCTGCTCGTGTGGTTCTTGTTCCATCTGTACGAGATGCTAGCCATGACTTCGTTTACCCTCAGGTGAAAATCTCCATCAGCGTAGTCATCTTGTTTGGTGTCATATCTGACGTACAATATTGAAACATCATTTTTGTTGCTTACAGCCAGCCTTCGACATTCAGTTGCCTGATCTTGAGCATCAGGTATGCAGTGTACTGCCTCACGTCAATGGTTCcctagagaagaaaaaatagtCCGGTGATGTACCATTACTAACAAATATGTTATATGTTTCCAGATAAATAGCATTACAAATCCTGGAATATTCTGTGCAAATGAGGTAGAAGCTGATATTTCAAATAACTGCATTCCCTTGTGTTTTCTTAACTTCTACACATGGTTCTCATCTCACATTCAAGATGCAAGCTCGAATTATACTCTCACTTAATTAATCTGAAGAATCTTGTAATAGTTATGTCTATGCTGTCTGCCTGTAGCTAGACtgtaaaaattgaattgagTATGACGTGAAAATAAAAGTTAGACGATACATCAATACGAAATATTTATCTCAGTAAGCAGTTGCGAGATTACTTTTACCTCTCACCGCAAGTGTAAGTGGATGTCTACATGCTATTCCAGTTCTTGATGTTGTGTTATATTCAGGTGAAAGTGGCTTGCTGTACGGTTGATGTTCTTAAACAGCTCAGTGCAGAGGAAATTTCACGAAATCCACAAGGGGGATCCAAGCAACGGATGACAACTCTTGCGAACCATATCTTAAACCAGCGCAGGCATGTTTCATGGGACACCATTTGTGATTCCTCGTTTATGCAGAAGCTCAGCTAACCTAATATTTTCTGAATCCTTTTTCTGTTTGGTCTTTTCTGCACACTGCAGCTTCTATCCTCTATATCCACCAGCTGAAGGCGTACCCATTGATTTCTCTCTAGCTCCAGAAGCTCTTCAGATGTCAACAGCCCCAGATATACTTATTTTACCCTCAGATTTGGCTCACTTTGTTAGGGTAAGATGAGCTGTTGATTTCCAAATCAATATTTGTTTCTATCATCTCAGCTATATAAACTAAAGCAACGAACTCTGTTGAATAGACATGCATGCTCTAGAATGTAAAATACACACcatcaacttttgaaatcctttTCTTAATTCCTCAATTTAATCTTCCTGCAGGTGGTCTCCCTTGGTGAAAGAAGTGAAGGAGAAGAAGTGAAGTGCATATGTGTGAATCCTGGACGACTTTCAAGGGGAGAAGGAGGAGGTTTCTTCGTGGAGCTTAACTATCACGGAAGCTGTGATTCATCAAGTGCTTCAGTCCTTCGTATATAACATCGAGAGACACACACTAATCTTCCTGCAGTTATGTGTTTAGCAGTAGCAAAGATTATGGAAACCCATGAGCTAAGTCACAGCAACGACTATGAAGAACTGGGGCAGACGGCTTGTCATGGAAACAAGTAACTAGCATCTATTCCCTTGGTAGTTTTACACTTCCCCTAGTTTCCTATGTTAATATTAAGGAAGTTATTGTTCTGTCGAGCTGGTTATAGCATCCTAGGACCTTTCTGAGGTCAAATGTAGGAGGTTTATTTATACGCGATAAGTTGTACTGCCTTTGTCCATAGGAAGTAGAAAATGCAACATAGAAACTACTGTGACTATGTGTTAGTTCTTGGGAGATCCTTTTCTATATGATGAAATACAATATTGCAAGGGTAAAGGGTTGTCAAGTGtccctttaaatttttcttagaCTTGAGTTTGCAAGAGTAGTTATTTTCAGTTTTTGGGAAGTGTTATATAGAAATATGTGAAAAATTGATTACAAAGAAGTTTAAGATTTTTTTCTGTTTAggtcaaacaaataaaattaacttttcAGAAACTCAAACTTAACTTTTGCTCAATACTCTATGTCATTACAAGAACTTCAAGTAAACTAACAAAATATACGGACAAAAAGAAATGACATTGGAAATTGCTTCCCTTTTGGTTTTGTCATGTTTTTGTAAGACAATGAACAACTTGAACACTCCACTTTTATGTAGGTATCGAAACAACAAACTAAAGAAGGATGtaaaaaatagtcatttttaaaCCGTGTTTTAGGGCGTGAAGCATATGTAAGTCTGAGACACGAGATGTAAGTCTCATGGATCTATCGGACGTATATTTTAAGTCTGAGACACGAGATGTAAGTCTCATGGATCTATCGGACGTATATTTTGAGACTCGTGtatgttcaattttataattttattactaagaaaataaataaaagtaaaactttCAATGATACTacaaattaatttaaacaaatCACCAAGCGTAGAAaatcttttatataattattataaaccATCATCAACCTCCATATCTACGAGTCCCATCTTCAACTAATATTTGCATGAattattgtttatatattttaaagaaggaaagaacaaaaaaagttgTTTATGACACGTCATTTTCTATGGAAGTTGCTTTATTTATTGgtatattataaaaatgttactataaagtaaaaaatataataacataaaatataaatatcattacaccgataataaaaaaaatgatttatagtaaaaaaatataatttaaaaataataaaaataaaattaacattttaGATGTAATTTTACGTCTAGACTTACATTTTATGCCCGAAACATACTCCAAATTGTAGGACGTACATCTTATGAATCTATACCAATTAGCGCCCAAATTGTTTTTGGAAAGTCTCATCCTAGAAAAACAACTCTGAAAACGCTAATTTAAACGAACaatataatttacaaaataCTAAATTCTTCAATCCAATAAAATTGAATCTATGTATCAATTACATTTCTTCAACAACTTCCTCTGTCTTTCTCTAAGCAAGTCTACCCAACGATTCATCACCCACAATATACTAACCAAGATTGCACTTACAATCACAAACATCCAAGACATCCACATAGTCCTACAAATCACACCATCTCCTTTTCCACTTGCAAAAGCCAATCCCATCTTATATACAAACAATGGTCCAAGAATCCCTCTAACCAAACTGTACAACATATAAAATAGTGGTGACAATTTATCATACAATTCAGCAGCCATAGGTGTATCGATTCTTCGATATCTAGCAAGACTCCATATGTTCTGCAAAGGACTTGTGATCTCAGCTAGAACAAGAAGGCTAATAAGAGTAACTCCACCATGATGAACGATGAATCGACAAGTTAAAAACACGTAAAGAGTAGCCAAATGATGAGCAATGAATAGAATATCACTTGGATGAAAGATCAAGTAATGTAAAAGATCAATTAAGAAGTATGCAATGCTATATTCAAGAATCATTTCTTGGAATGTTGAGTTTTTGATGGAAAAATCAAGAATTTGGAATGAAGTTTGGGAGATTGAGTATATGGATAAGATAGTAGCAAGAGTACCATGTACAAAAGACATTATACAACTTGAAgcatcaaatttcaatttttctttccaatctttgaaaatgataaaatatccAAAGAAATAAATGATAGTGAATAAAAGACTAAATCCAATAAGGTTTGGTTCCAAGATTTTCAAAGTTTCCATTAAAAGATCAagaaaagattgaatctttatgcaatttttgtttttgggaTAAATATTTCTAGCTATAGATATAGAGAATCTAACAAGGAAAaagactattttttttttcaatttatagatATTAGTGAATTCTTGTAATGTGATtgatgtatgtatatataataaaaataaaaatccctTCCTAAAGAAGAAAGGAACATCTCTCAGTTCCACACGTTATACTTTGTGCCGGGAGAATATTCCAAAAAGGAttgattaaggaaaaaaatgagataTATCCTCGAGTTATCGTAAATAGGGCGTAGATACTTTCCGTCATACTTTTAGGACATTAGTGCCCTTTCgttcaaaaactaaaatatatatatcctttataCTAACGGTCACACaagtgtcataatcttatccaccgactcgacatttattaaatatcggaTCAACGGATAATATTGTTTCACTTATCCCTATTTAGCCTTCTGTTAGAGTGAAGGATATATGTGCTCTAGTTTTTTAACGACAGG
The window above is part of the Solanum pennellii chromosome 5, SPENNV200 genome. Proteins encoded here:
- the LOC107018752 gene encoding DNA polymerase alpha subunit B, which encodes MEEEIKAEFLKNGFSFDDEAEILNKCLTFCIQYSLSPSDLVSSWDVYSLNRGLQLTVQSSHMGAFLQQLQNERREDIVKKEPGLHFYSSDISMMLNDEYENTKDIILGTPTDKRKTSQTETIVSARKTNGSISTSRKHLETITPFGQRKNKFVVQFTLNENANGESMKIENDEENPSDDIIKRVQPIKRCSLQIISSKPEPGCRFMYDRTENKFNFLESRIKDHTTALVASGLHEEPTDPTVASQRSVFAVGMICCEEEGRLKEKPILLQSSVEHSGGQRVRLDLQNLDHFSVFPGQVVGVEGHNPSGHCLIASKIVDRIPLSASSTENLPPTKKQAMDQYLQSTNAVAAMPELSLIIAAGPFTTVDNLFFEPLAELLSYARRKQPQLIILLGPFIDSDHPEIKKGTVDRTFDEIFQDEILARLRDYVEYMGSAARVVLVPSVRDASHDFVYPQPAFDIQLPDLEHQINSITNPGIFCANEVKVACCTVDVLKQLSAEEISRNPQGGSKQRMTTLANHILNQRSFYPLYPPAEGVPIDFSLAPEALQMSTAPDILILPSDLAHFVRVVSLGERSEGEEVKCICVNPGRLSRGEGGGFFVELNYHGSCDSSSASVLRI